A single Cannabis sativa cultivar Pink pepper isolate KNU-18-1 chromosome 7, ASM2916894v1, whole genome shotgun sequence DNA region contains:
- the LOC115698170 gene encoding non-specific lipid-transfer protein 1 has translation MAMSLAMKLTTCVVLMCMVVGAPLAQAITCGQVASSVAPCIPYLRSGGAVPTGCCNGVRSLNSQASNTANRQAVCKCLVSAAGNFPGLKPNLVSGLPSACGVSLPFKISTSTNCNSIK, from the exons ATGGCAATGTCCTTAGCTATGAAGCTCACCACTTGTGTGGTACTCATGTGCATGGTTGTTGGTGCACCGCTAGCCCAAGCCATAACATGTGGCCAAGTGGCTAGCTCGGTAGCACCATGCATCCCCTACTTGAGATCTGGGGGTGCTGTCCCGACGGGATGCTGTAATGGGGTTCGGAGCCTAAATAGTCAGGCTTCGAACACAGCAAACCGTCAGGCTGTGTGCAAGTGCTTGGTTAGTGCTGCAGGCAATTTTCCCGGACTTAAACCTAATCTCGTTTCTGGCCTCCCTTCGGCTTGTGGGGTTTCCCTTCCTTTTAAAATCAGCACCTCCACCAACTGCAACAG CATCAAGTGA
- the LOC115697854 gene encoding protein MAIN-LIKE 1 isoform X1: MVKAAGKSSIGATNSPDEIGSFSTRFSLPSFLKQVKRLTDHQSEALQKTGFGNLLSIPNQRLNKSLLDELMRRWDTNKQAFVLPRGEISLNLMDIALILRLRVVGPPVSLVNSIPFGDLERDYGAVIWKRKITVTSLESKLNSFGDLCSDEFVITFLMYTFGTFLFPNANGTVDSRLLSYIQDVDNIRRFSWGEAVLKDVCNWLDQRKMKSVKYVGGCLLFLQIWSFEHIDIARPALLGSSVSFPRVFKWDKSKLHSKQQIMSQFKSLHNDQVTQELQLTSWESEIDIIKELLEAQSNEKEHSEVENSCVNSPIVIDCESEVDTIKELLEAHSNGKEHSEAENSCVNSPIVIVCDFGATPQMMSPIIIEVKSVSKIIHKKPKLIRSASQNDANTIITIGEEKDLRRRVKMLEEKIMELQKENVELMGENDELRKDNKLLRLSSDNLVFRLEKLLLDEDHC; this comes from the exons ATGGTCAAAGCAGCTGGAAAATCATCCATCGGAGCTACCAACTCTCCCGACGAg ATTGGGAGTTTTAGTACTCGTTTTTCTCTGCCTTCGTTTCTTAAGCAAGTAAAACGACTCACGGATCATCAAAGTGAAGCTCTACAGAAAACTGGTTTTGGAAATTTGCTATCGATTCCTAACCAGAGGCTCAACAAAAGTTTGTTAGACGAGTTAATGAGGAGATGGGACACTAATAAACAAGCTTTCGTGCTTCCTCGAGGTGAAATTTCTCTTAATCTTATGGATATCGCATTGATATTGAGATTGCGTGTTGTTGGTCCTCCAGTATCACTTGTTAATTCTATACCTTTCGGGGATTTAGAAAGAGATTATGGCGCTGTTATATGGAAAAGGAAGATCACAGTTACATCCCTAGAAAGTAAACTGAATTCATTTGGTGATCTTTGCAGTGATGAATTTGTAATAACTTTTTTAATGTATACATTTGGGACTTTTCTTTTCCCCAATGCAAATGGAACTGTAGATTCCCGTTTACTTTCTTATATTCAAGATGTGGACAATATTCGCCGGTTTTCATGGGGTGAAGCAGTTCTTAAAGATGTTTGTAATTGGTTAGATCAAAGGAAAATGAAGAGTGTAAAGTATGTGGGAGGTTGTCTTCTATTTCTTCAA ATATGGTCTTTCGAGCATATTGACATAGCTCGGCCTGCCTTGTTGGGTAGCTCTGTTTCATTTCCTCGTGTGTTCAAATGGGATAAAAGTAAATTACACAGTAAACAACAGATTATGTCACAGTTTAAGTCTCTACACAATGATCAG GTGACTCAGGAGCTTCAACTAACTTCTTGGGAGTCAGAAATTGACATAATTAAAGAGTTATTGGAGGCACAAAGTAATGAGAAAGAACATTCTGAAGTAGAAAACTCTTGTGTGAATTCTCCTATTGTTATT GACTGTGAATCAGAAGTTGACACAATTAAAGAGTTATTGGAGGCGCACAGTAATGGGAAGGAACATTCTGAAGCAGAAAACTCCTGTGTGAATTCACCTATTGTTATT GTCTGTGACTTTGGTGCTACACCTCAAATGATGAGTCCAATAATTATTGAAGTGAAATCTGTATCTAAAATAATACATAAGAAACCAAAGCTAATAAGATCAGCATCTCAAAACGATGCCAACACAATTATTACTATTGGTGAA GAAAAAGATTTGAGAAGAAGAGTCAAGATGTTGGAAGAGAAAATCATGGAATTACAGAAGGAGAATGTAGAATTAATGGGAGAAAATGATGAGTTGAGAAAAGATAACAAACTTTTGAGGTTGTCATCAGACAATCTTGTGTTTCGACTTGAGAAACTTTTATTGGATGAGGATCACTGCTGA
- the LOC115697854 gene encoding protein MAIN-LIKE 1 isoform X2: MVKAAGKSSIGATNSPDEIGSFSTRFSLPSFLKQVKRLTDHQSEALQKTGFGNLLSIPNQRLNKSLLDELMRRWDTNKQAFVLPRGEISLNLMDIALILRLRVVGPPVSLVNSIPFGDLERDYGAVIWKRKITVTSLESKLNSFGDLCSDEFVITFLMYTFGTFLFPNANGTVDSRLLSYIQDVDNIRRFSWGEAVLKDVCNWLDQRKMKSVKYVGGCLLFLQIWSFEHIDIARPALLGSSVSFPRVFKWDKSKLHSKQQIMSQFKSLHNDQVTQELQLTSWESEIDIIKELLEAQSNEKEHSEVENSCVNSPIVIDCESEVDTIKELLEAHSNGKEHSEAENSCVNSPIVIEKDLRRRVKMLEEKIMELQKENVELMGENDELRKDNKLLRLSSDNLVFRLEKLLLDEDHC, encoded by the exons ATGGTCAAAGCAGCTGGAAAATCATCCATCGGAGCTACCAACTCTCCCGACGAg ATTGGGAGTTTTAGTACTCGTTTTTCTCTGCCTTCGTTTCTTAAGCAAGTAAAACGACTCACGGATCATCAAAGTGAAGCTCTACAGAAAACTGGTTTTGGAAATTTGCTATCGATTCCTAACCAGAGGCTCAACAAAAGTTTGTTAGACGAGTTAATGAGGAGATGGGACACTAATAAACAAGCTTTCGTGCTTCCTCGAGGTGAAATTTCTCTTAATCTTATGGATATCGCATTGATATTGAGATTGCGTGTTGTTGGTCCTCCAGTATCACTTGTTAATTCTATACCTTTCGGGGATTTAGAAAGAGATTATGGCGCTGTTATATGGAAAAGGAAGATCACAGTTACATCCCTAGAAAGTAAACTGAATTCATTTGGTGATCTTTGCAGTGATGAATTTGTAATAACTTTTTTAATGTATACATTTGGGACTTTTCTTTTCCCCAATGCAAATGGAACTGTAGATTCCCGTTTACTTTCTTATATTCAAGATGTGGACAATATTCGCCGGTTTTCATGGGGTGAAGCAGTTCTTAAAGATGTTTGTAATTGGTTAGATCAAAGGAAAATGAAGAGTGTAAAGTATGTGGGAGGTTGTCTTCTATTTCTTCAA ATATGGTCTTTCGAGCATATTGACATAGCTCGGCCTGCCTTGTTGGGTAGCTCTGTTTCATTTCCTCGTGTGTTCAAATGGGATAAAAGTAAATTACACAGTAAACAACAGATTATGTCACAGTTTAAGTCTCTACACAATGATCAG GTGACTCAGGAGCTTCAACTAACTTCTTGGGAGTCAGAAATTGACATAATTAAAGAGTTATTGGAGGCACAAAGTAATGAGAAAGAACATTCTGAAGTAGAAAACTCTTGTGTGAATTCTCCTATTGTTATT GACTGTGAATCAGAAGTTGACACAATTAAAGAGTTATTGGAGGCGCACAGTAATGGGAAGGAACATTCTGAAGCAGAAAACTCCTGTGTGAATTCACCTATTGTTATT GAAAAAGATTTGAGAAGAAGAGTCAAGATGTTGGAAGAGAAAATCATGGAATTACAGAAGGAGAATGTAGAATTAATGGGAGAAAATGATGAGTTGAGAAAAGATAACAAACTTTTGAGGTTGTCATCAGACAATCTTGTGTTTCGACTTGAGAAACTTTTATTGGATGAGGATCACTGCTGA